The Burkholderiales bacterium JOSHI_001 genomic sequence GGCTCGACCACTTCGTCGGGGTTTTGGGGCAGCGGAGACGGGCAGCTGGCATGGCGCGGCACCAGGGGCAGGGCCAGCAGCAGTTCGTCCTCGGCCAGTTCGCGCAGGTCCAGGCTGCGCGTCAAGGCCAGAACGTCTTCTTCGCTGTCGGCGTCCTCGGCCTCGGCCTGCTTGTCGCCGGCCACGAAGCGGATGGACGGCGTCACCGCCAGCGTCACCGGCAGGGGCTGCAGGCAGCGCTGGCAGGTGAGCGTGACGGTGGTGTTCAGTTCCAGGTGCAGCCAGGTCTGGGTCACACCGCCCTGCACGCTGCGGCGCTCGCCCCGGGCGCGCCAGCCCACCGCCGCCGCCGCTGCGGTTGGGGCCAGGCTCTGGCTTTCCAGCAGGCGCGGCAGCGACTCGCCCGACCATTGGCCGTGCAGCAGGCCGTCTTCGGCCGCCAGGCGGGCGATGTCCAGGTGGAGGGGGTCGAGTTCGCGCGTGGCCATGCAGGCAGTGTACGGGTGCGCCCCTGGGCGGCCATCGACCTGCAGGCCCGATGGGACAATGCCGCGCATGCCCTCCCCCGCCCCGCCTGCCCCCTTCAATGGCCC encodes the following:
- a CDS encoding putative metal-binding protein (PFAM: Uncharacterized ACR, COG1399) translates to MATRELDPLHLDIARLAAEDGLLHGQWSGESLPRLLESQSLAPTAAAAAVGWRARGERRSVQGGVTQTWLHLELNTTVTLTCQRCLQPLPVTLAVTPSIRFVAGDKQAEAEDADSEEDVLALTRSLDLRELAEDELLLALPLVPRHASCPSPLPQNPDEVVEPPEGESVVVNPFAALAALKKPTSGA